The genomic region GTCTGTGTGCAGGAGTGAGGGTGAGCGGTAGGTCTGAGTCGCGAATTCTCCTTGCCTAGTACTTGTTCAGGTCTGAGGAGCCCTCTTGTGACACAGAGCCTGAAGCTGGGTGCAGGTGACCCCATGCCCGAGTCTGAACTCCATCAAATTTTGTGACCTTTGACAAGTTACTTCAGAGAGTGCctcatgtttttcatttctaatatggggattataataatatctacctgaaagttgttatgaggattacatTAATTAATAGGCATGAAACCTTGAGAACACTTCCTGACACAGGAAAAGCCTATGAAGTCATTATCATTACCTCCCTCTTCCAGCTGTCCTCCCGGCCCCCCGTTACAACCCCCCCGCCCGTTTACCTGCCTTATTGGGGCCTCCTGGGCTGGGGGCCGCTGGGCGAGTCTCTCGGGGCGGGACCGGGGTTCGGGGGTGCTggaaaggagaggcaggctgCGGAGCAGTCGGGGTTGCTGCGCACTGAGCCGGGGCAAGTGCGCCCCCTGGCGGCTGCTGTGGGCGTAGCGCAGGCAGGTCTGGGGATGGTCGTGCCCCACCGGCTGGGTGGCGGCGACGCGGGGTTCCGACCCGCGGGAATAGGCTGGGGGCCGTGCGGACGTCCCGGCGGGCCGAGGTTGGTACCTGAATGCGCACAGACGAGGCCGAGTCCGGCGGCCAGCGCAGCGCCCAGCACGAAGGCAGCCAACACCAGCGCTACCACGGGCGCGGGCTCCAGGGccgcgggggccggggcgggaggCTCAGGACGCACGGCTTTGCTGGGGATGCCCTTGGGTGGCCCTGTGGGAAGTACATCACAGGGACTGGGCCCCGGCCCCAGGTTCCTCCTCACCCCCCTTCCCGGGACCCTGCGGAGAACTGCGCGCTCACCGGGGGGTGGCCGCGGCACTGTGACCACGATGGGCTGCGTCAGCGTGTGCAGGTGGGGACCGTCGGCACCCAGACTCTCGCCACTGCCGCTGCCGGCGCCCGTGCACGCCTCATCCTGAGGCAGacactggggaggaggaggcaagagATGGGGACGTCAGGCCCCAGGATTCAGGGACCTGTCCCCAGCGCTCCCCAGAGATCTAGGTGTCCAGCTCTCTATTGCAACCAGGAGTCGCACCAGTAAACTGGAAATCCGACCCCGTGAGAGGTCCCCGAGCCCAGCCCCTAAGATATACAAGCATCCAGCCGCCTAGCCTGTAAGGACTCCAAATCTCAGGCCCTCAAGGTCACACGATCCAGTTCTTTGAGAATATTAGACACCCAGAAGTTTGGCTGCTCCGCCGCCTCTGCACCTGGAGGGAGCTCAGAGTTCCACCCAAGGTGTCCCAGAGCAAGCCCAGTGTTCATTCCCTGTCCCCTGGGGAGCCCCTAGGGAGAGCGCcacagccctccccctccccacccatccaCACTTCCCTGAAGCCCAGCCACCAGCCTGAGAGAGACCCAGTGACTCTCCCCAGCTCCAAGGGTCTCCAGGCTCCAAAGCGTATGAACCCTAGATCCCCAAGCTCCAAGGGACTCTTCCTTCAGAGGCCAGAGGGCCTGTGCCCAGCCCCCGACTGGCCCAGGCGGCCATTCCCCGCCCCGCGCACCAGCGATGGCGGCGGCAGCGTCAGAGGCGCAGGTGTCCGGCGGGCTCCCCGGAGGCGGCGGCAGCGGCTCAGCTGGCAGTGCAAAAACTGCACCGAGGCGTTGAAGACCGGGCGCAGACGGAAGCTGAAGCGCACGGGAGCGGCAGCACCCGGGCGCGCCGGCGGTGGCGGGAGGACGACGGAGGAGTCGGCGGGGCAGCCCCCGCGCAGCAGTGCCAGGGCGGGCCCCGGGGCCGGGCGCGAGGACGGCGTCATCGAGCAGCGGTGCAGGACCAGGCCCCAGCGCGGAGAGGGACGGGCCAGGGCCGCCTAGGGTGCGGGGGCGGGATAAGCACCAGCCCCGGCCGCCCCCATCCGGCCTGACCCGGCCCCGCGCGCCCCGCGTCCACACCTGCACGAACACGCGGCTGTCGGCCGGGACCTCGAGCGGCCCCGCGCGGCGCGGGAAGGCGTCCTCGGCGTCCGACAGCTCCAGACTGAAAAGGGGTTGGCGCAGCCAGGGCCCAGGCGCCGCGGGGAATGGAGGCGCTGGCGGGAAGAAAGGGTGACACGACAGAGGTCGCGcagcccctcagcccctccaGGCCAGTGCAGCGACCTCCCCGCCTCCTTTGGGAAATGGGTGCTGTTGCAGTAAGGATTCACCCGCGCTCGGCTCCGCGCCGGGTTCACTGCTGGCAGAATAGGTGTGGTGTGTCCCCCTGAACGTCCCGGTACCCTCACAGCCCCGCCGCAGAAGCTGGGAGTAAAGCTACGCACCTCTGGGGAGGAGCCCCCACTTCTCGGACCTGGACTTCTCCACCCAGCGCAGACCAGGGGATCCCTGGCTGGGCCAGTCCAGTCGCAGGGTGCCCGATGGGGGCGAGGCAgtcaggctgggggagggcagctCCCCAAGGGCCCCAGGGCTGCTCTGTGGGGGCAGCAGGGCCAGCTCCGGGCAGAGGGTGCCATCCCCCACTTTCCTTTCAAAGCATGCTGTGACCAgcggggaagggaagaaggggggtgctgtctctcttcccctctgacaCAGCAGGAGCCCATCCAGGCCTCCAGGGTCTCCGGTTTCCTCACTCCCGGACTGAGGGCAGCTGCAGCCCCAGGCAGGGACACACGTGCACCCACACCCTCTCTGCCGGAGGGACCCTTGTCAAATTATGTTCTCATTTAGGACGGCCCCCACACACAGTTCCTAAAATCACTGGCACACTGCTCTCCCGCGCTCATGGGCCTCATAGCTGCTGGGGCCTCTGAGGAAGGTGGGGGGTCCAGGAGAGGAACCTGGAAaggggagacagaggcagggcCCACCTCCCCGGCCCccgtgtcccccaccccctgcagacccccctacccccagcaggGCAGGTGAGCAGTGAAACTGAGAAAGGGCAACACGGGGGCGGCAGCGTGACGGGCCATGTCCCCAGCATCTACGTACCAAGCGGCCCGCTGGGAGAGGTGGCGACCCCAGGGAGCAGGACCAGCAGCAGGAGCGTGGCACCCGGCATGCTGGACCGGCGCTGGAGTGTGCACTCCCGCCTCGGAGGCAGCCTCCGGGCAGCACCAAGGCCCTGCAGGTAGGCAGGCAGCCGTGGCCTTGGCTGAGCGGCCACCCAGGAAGGCAGGGCGCGGGGGCGGCAGGCTGAGGGGTGCACATCAGAGCCGGGCGCCCAAGGTCTGCCAGGGATTAAGGGCTCCTCTCTGACCAACCTGTGGCTGTTGGGGCGTGGGGGGAGGAGGTCCCGCACACTGCTCGCTTGATACCAGGCCACTCAGTACAAACACCACCCTACCGGCCCCCGCTGGGCTTCAGTCTCCCCTCCgtgcagaccccccccccccccccccccccggccaagGTCAGAGCTCACAGCCCCTTCCCACCTCTTGCTGCCTGGGCCTGCCGGGCtgaagacaaaccacagactcAGTGGAAGAGGGACGGTTTATTCTCAAGCGGCTAAGGGCTTACAAACAAGGGCAtttcgttttttaaaaagggtggtggggggggaataCTGGCGACCGGAGAAGGAGGGGTCGAGGGCCGGCAGCCCGGGCCAGGCCACCCCAGGCCCCTGCCTGCCCGCTCCGCCCTCTGCCTGGTCAAGAAGGATGGCTGGTGACTGGCGACGGAGGGAGgacaggaaagaggcagagggaagaagaggttCCCCCAGAACCCCCACTTCGCGCGGAAGGGGGGCAGGGACGGGCAGACACactcacaaaacagaaaatagttaaataaaaataaatccaggtgGCTGGCCCAGGGCCTCCGCTGGCCCTGGGCCCAGCCACGGAACCTTCCAGCTACCCACAAAGGCCTCCCCCGCTCCTTGGCTGGGccaggtgagggagggagggggaccaGACCTGtgggccccccaccctgcccccatcccctcacAAAGGGGACGGGGCAAGAGAAGGCGGCCGTCCCCCtccggggcagggggcagagagcagagaactCTGTACTTTTGAACACGCGGCGTTTCGGGAGTTAAGGAGCGGGAGTGAGAGTGGACAGGACCCACGGGATACAGTGACGCCTCGGCCCAGACTGCGTCCGTGGCCGGCCAAGCTCCTCACCTTTGCTGTTGGTTGGTTTTGTGGTTCTGTgggtttctgtttgtgttttttgttttgttttgctgtccACTTGATTTGCATGCATCAccaacaaaaaggaaacacacCCCCTTCCCACTGGGGCTGCTGCGGAGGGCGCAGGGCGCACTGGCCAGCTCTGGGGGAGTCGAGGGGTGCTCAGGGGCACTCCAAGGGCGCCCCTGCCTGCACACGCCCCGCCCTCAGCCAGCCCCACCTCTGTCCTGTCTCACGTCCTCGAACCCCCACACCCGCCCCCTGtaccctctctcctgcctccccgggGCCCCAGGGCCCCCGGGCCTCCTCTCCTGCCACTGAGCCCCTCTACCACGTCCCTGCCGCAGCAGCGCCCGCCGCCCTCACCGGGCCCTGCGCCCGCCTTCCCTGAAGGCCACCCTGTGTGGCCGCCGCCCCTTGGGCTCCCTCCACGCCCCCTGAGGTCctcaactccccccaccccagctgtggCCAGTCTCCAGCCGCAAGGGCTGGCCCCAAGGGAGGAGGAGCCCCCCAGAGCCCACCTTTGGGGCTCgccaaccccccaacccctgcccccgaCGCCTATACCCACAGGCGGTTGGGGGGCTCCACCACAAGCAGCTAAACATGACTTTGGTAAAAGTTTCTGAAGGTACCGACAAACCCCATGAGAACAAGCtctttgtccccccaccccaaacacccCACCAAgtacaataaaatacaataaactcCAAAAAGGACCCCCTGagatcaaagagagagagagagagagagagagagagaccagccCAGGCCCAGCTGCAGTCGTAAGGCCCAGCCTGCCTTCCTGGGGCGAGGGCGCCAGCTGACGGATTAGCCACCGCCGGAGACCTAAGCGGACCCAGGAGTCCCGCTGAGGGGCGTGGGCAGAGCCCAGGCGTGGGCAGGAGAGACGCAGAGGCAGGGAGCGAGGTGGGGAAAGCCAGAGAGGTacaagggaggagagggggaggcggCGGCAGGGAGCAGGTCTGCggagggaggcggcggcggcggaggggcCGGCACACGGCAGGGGGGCGGGAGGGCGGGGCGAATGCGCGGGGAGGGGCGGGACGGGCGGCTCTCTCCCGGGCCCTGGGGGCCGCCCCAGCCCAGAGGTTACGACTGAATAAATAGCGAGTCTGCTCGTGGCCTGCTGTCTTCCGTTCACAGTGTCTGTCAGGGGGACGCGCACGGCCGGCTGACCCGGGGAGGCCGGCTGACCCCGGGGACgggaggggctggggcctggCGAGCCCATCTGTCCACGGCTGGTGGGCAGGGGGTCGGGGCTGGGTCGGCGCCCCCCCTACTTTCTGTCCTCGGCCCTCAGCAGCTGTCCAGGTCCCAGGTCTCCCCTGGCGGGCAGCTGGGTGGCCAGATGGGGAAGGGGGGGCCTGTGGCCATGCCCCTGGCCCCCAGTGGGGCTGGCCGCCACCACGTGGCTACCTGAAGAAGGGCAGGTGGTGCTGGCTCAGGACTCCACTCGTCCTCGGTGACTCGGTCTTCGCCATGACGTCCTTGAACCAGGACGCCACGTCCACCTCCAGCATCTCGTAGCGCTTGATGAAGCTGTGTTCCTGCGGGGCCGAGGGGCGGGGCTGAGGACGGGGGGAGGAGCCCAGCGGCAGCTCcgcccctgggggagggggcgtccggaggagaggggaggggaagggaggggcccCAGGTACTCACAAGTAGCTTATTATACTTTGGTCTCTTCCTGTGATCCTTAGTaaggctggaggaggagcaggaaagaGGAGTAAGAGCCGGGGAAGGAGGGGCAGCCGGGCGCTCGGTGTCCCCGCTTGGAGGGGTGGGCACCCGTGACCTGGGGCTGCTTGCTGAAGCCTGAGGCCCCGGAGCCCTGCACTTAGGAATCCGGCCTGCGACGGAAGCCCAACCTGGGCTGTGAAGGGCTTGTGGGACAGGTGAGTGGGGCTCCCGTGGGACGAGCAAATGCGGCCCCTGTGCAGGCAGAATTCGGCTCGCAGGGGCTGGACacacagccccccccaccccaccccgcgaAGGGCCAGCTTCTACCCGCACCCCTGCTGGGAGGGCCTGCcttctggtgggggtggggggctgctccGTGGTCGCCCCCCAGCCCCAACATCCCTAGCTGGCGACTCTAAGCACCTGCGTCCCTGACCCCTCGCCCCgcctcccggggggggggggaggcaggggctccTCACCAGTCTTTGACAAAGGACTGGAAGTCCCCTGAGAAGCCCATGTGCCCGGGCAAGAGCGGGGGCTCTTCCTGGAGGACTTTGGTAAGGACCTCAAAGTCTGTCTTGCAGTTCTTGTAGGGAAACTGTCCCGTCGCTAGCTCCACCTAGAAGAGACGGCGGGCGGGGCCGGTGGGGCTGGGGACgggttcctcctctcccttcccgcCTCCCTCTGGATCCTCAAACGGCGGGGGGCCCCCCACTCACCAAGGATATGCCCAGGCTCCATACGTCGGCCCGGATGTCATAGTCCGGCTTGGTGGGGTCCGGAGGGTCTATGCGCTCCGGCTGCcggggagcagaaggggaggatGTACCCCCGGGTCCGGTGCGTCACCCGGATCCCCCAGGCCCACCCACCCAAGCGCTGCGCGTGGGGGGCCCCACTCACCGCCATGTACGCGGCACAGCCGGCGCTGCGCGTCTTGGCCTTGGAATCGACCAGACGTCCGCTGAtgccaaagtcacagagcttgATCTGGCCCCGCTCATCCAGCAGGATGTTCGAGGGCTTGACGTCTCGGTGGATCACGCCGTGCTTCTCCTTCAGGTAGTACAGCGCCTTCACGATCTGCAGCAGGGACAGCGGGACAGCACCGGTGACAGGAGGACagagcaggtgggtgggtgggggaatggtgGTGGAAGCACCCGGCCAGCCGCACCCCTGCCCGGTCCACTTACCGCCACCGTCATCTTGCCCAGGATCCGCTCGGGGATGGGGCCCTGCACCCGCTTCTTGAGCTTCTCGGCACACGTGCCCATGAGCTCCATGGCGATGAAGACGTCCGTCTGCAGGCGCAGCACAGGGAGGCTTGGGCGCGGTTGCACCCCCCAACTCCCGCCCACCCCACGTGGACTCCGCCCAGGAAGGAGACCAGCAGAGCCCCGGGGGACAGGGGAGCATCCGCGGCCGCCTGCCAGCGCTCACGTTGGTGATAAACGTGCCGAAGCACTGCACGATGTAGGGGCAGTCGTGGCTCTTGAGCACCACGTCCAGGTCCATGAGGATCCGCTTGTTCTCCTCCTTGTTCCCCGAGCGCCGCATTTGCTGCACGAGGACCAGGGGAGCCTCAGCCCGCaggtggggaggagtgggggtcGGTTCTCGGGGCGGGGCTCACGTGGGGCGGGGCTCACCTTGACGGCGATGACGTGGCCCGTCTTCCGGAAGCGCATCTTCCACACCTGGCCGCAAGTGCCGCTGCCCATCTCCCCCAGGTTCTCCAGATCGTTGATTTCGGCCTGGTAGCGCTGGCCAGGACAGCCAGAGCTGGAGGATGGGCCGGGCCTCggcaccgcccccaccccaagaCCTAGCCCTGTGgtgcctctgcccaccccccagggggccagggccagggtggTACCTGGCCCCCGATGGTCAGGTAGCCGGTCTGCTTCATGATCTCCTGTAGCTTCTGGTCAATCTCAATGCTGGGGGACAGGACGGAGGTCTTAGTGGGGGACGGTCCCAACCAAACCGAGGCCACCCTGGTTCCTGACCCACAGGGATTCCCACAGATTTAACCACCCTCCTCCCTAGGACAGGTGAAGTGGccctccccacatcctctcctgaccccctccccGCACTGGCCAGCCGCCCCCGTTCCAACAGCTCACCTCTCCATGCTGCGGGGCATGAACAAGGTTGATGGAAGCCCCAGCATGTTGCGGGGCcgggcagggggtgtggggtgCTGTGGGGAGCTCTCGGAGCACGGTGAGCGGCTGCCCCCATCATTGGCCAGCGGGAGctggagggctgggtggggggtgagaaCCAGGAGTGAGAGGGGGTTAGCCACCACCTGGCACTCTGGGGCCTTGGGACTCTGGTCTCCCCCTTCCTGGCATCAGGTAGGCCAGcacagacccccaccccccaccccactgggcTGGAGGAGCTAGGGTCTCCCTGACCACTCTGAGTGCCTTCTCCCGCCCCCCTGACCTAGAAGAAGATGGCATGggctggcagggaggggtggTTTCCAGAGGCTAAGGGGTTGTCCCCAAGTCTGTGCTGACACGGGATCGCGGCCCAGGGACTGATGACATCCTTCAGCCAGGCGGCCTGCCCGATgtgcccctttcctcccctcctctgcccaggaAGCTGGCCCAGGGCCACAGCGCCCACACTCCGGACCATGCGAGGAGGGAATGCCCGCTAGGATCAGCCTGGGTTCTGGCCCTGATGGCAGCACTGAACTCGGCTGCCCATTAAGAATCAGGCAAGACCATCCCAGGGAGCCAGTGGGCGAGGGCCCCATGCTTCCTTCCGGCTGCCTGGCCCCACGTTCTGTTCCAGGGTCAGGGAGGGCCACCCTCTAGCCAGTAGGCTCATCTCTGAGCCTTCCAGTTTGGCCTGCAAAGCTGGGGCCAATGGATGGGGGCAGGACCCCAGGCTGGGCCTGTGTCCTTGGGGTGAGGGGATTCCGGTGGCACAGCCCCCGCCAAGGGCCggcgggctggggctgggggtggggagtgggccaGCGGGGGGTCTTCTCAGCAGCCTGCATGCGGACAGCTCGGGCATGCTCCACGCAGGCGGGCAGGCAGCGGGCAGGCAGCGGGCACCCCAGGACGGGCAGGCGGCATTCGGGGATCAGGAGggcaggagacagacagacagatgggagCCAAGACTCGGGGCCCAGCTGCCCAGAGGAGGCACTGCAGAGACAGGCCAGACAGGGGCCCGGGATAGGACAGTAGGTTCCCGGAGGGGCTGGGATCCTCCCTGGATGGGCTGCCAGGAGGGTGGGAGCAGAGATCCGTGTGGCCCCTGGAGAAGACAGATGATCCTCCACTGAACCCTTGTAGCCCAGATGCCCAGATGCTCTAAAAGGGGGTCCCTAACCGTGGAGGGCACTGGCTGCAAGTGTCTCTAAGTGGGGCCAAAAGAGAACCTTCCTATGGAGAACGGCCGGGAGGCCTGGGGCCACCGTCCCACGACCCTCAACTGAtgcccccttctctgcctacaCCTCCTGCCGCGGTCCACGCTCTCCTCCCACAGTTCTGCAAGCGCCTTGTGACGCGGGCCCGTGGACAGTGACCCGTGGACACAGACGAATATGCTTGAATTGCTGCCGTCTGGGTACTTTCTCCGCCCCGTTACCCCGGGCCCAGACCACGTCCAGAGTGAGGGAGCAGGTCCGTGATCCTAGCCTGCAGCCGCAGAAGGGACACGGGTCTTGGTGGGGTCTGCTCAGAGCAAAAGAAGAGCTCTGGGGACCCCAGGGAGCCTCCTGTGCTCCCTCCCTGTCGCTCTAGGCCCTGGCTTTGTCACGCCCTTGCTGCACTCCTCTGTCATGGCCAGAGTCCtgatccctctgtctctggctcagcaacctcaggggcacctgaggggccCCCGTGCTCCCCTGTGCCTGGACTCTCTGGCGACACTGCCAGGCTCTCGCCCCCTGAGAGATATCTGGGCCCCTTTTCTGCCCTGCATGGTCACCTCCTCTCTGGGGTGAGAACCACACCCCGACCCTCTGCAcgcttctgggggtgggggggagacactTCCAGTGGCCCTACAACTGAAACACGGTGGGGACCTGAGGGGGGCTAAGGTGGGCGAAGGGAGGAGGTACACAAAGGCTCTGAGAATGGAGGTTACAGAGGTGGTGACAGGCCACGTGGCAGGTCAGGAGGGCACAGTGAGAGCGAGAGGctgaataagagaaagagagagagagagaataagaaagcgCATGGGAACACAGGACCAACAGGAGCCACAGACATACCGGGCTGTCAGTCCAACATacatgcacgcgcgcgcacacacacacacacacacacacacgggatgGCA from Mustela erminea isolate mMusErm1 chromosome 1, mMusErm1.Pri, whole genome shotgun sequence harbors:
- the TGFBR3L gene encoding LOW QUALITY PROTEIN: transforming growth factor-beta receptor type 3-like protein (The sequence of the model RefSeq protein was modified relative to this genomic sequence to represent the inferred CDS: inserted 2 bases in 1 codon), whose amino-acid sequence is MPGATLLLLVLLPGVATSPSGPLACFERKVGDGTLCPELALLPPQSSPGALGELPSPSLTASPPSGTLRLDWPSQGSPGLRWVEKSRSEKWGLLPRATAPISQRRRGGRCTGLEGLRGXARPLSCHPFFPPAPPFPAAPGPWLRQPLFSLELSDAEDAFPRRAGPLEVPADSRVFVQAALARPSPRWGLVLHRCSMTPSSRPAPGPALALLRGGCPADSSVVLPPPPARPGAAAPVRFSFRLRPVFNASVQFLHCQLSRCRRLRGARRTPAPLTLPPPSLCLPQDEACTGAGSGSGESLGADGPHLHTLTQPIVVTVPRPPPGPPKGIPSKAVRPEPPAPAPAALEPAPVVALVLAAFVLGAALAAGLGLVCAHSAPPNPGPAPRDSPSGPQPRRPQ
- the MAP2K7 gene encoding dual specificity mitogen-activated protein kinase kinase 7 isoform X1, which gives rise to MAASSLEQKLSRLEAKLKQENREARRRIDLNLDISPQRPRPIIVITLSPAPAPSQRAALQLPLANDGGSRSPCSESSPQHPTPPARPRNMLGLPSTLFMPRSMESIEIDQKLQEIMKQTGYLTIGGQRYQAEINDLENLGEMGSGTCGQVWKMRFRKTGHVIAVKQMRRSGNKEENKRILMDLDVVLKSHDCPYIVQCFGTFITNTDVFIAMELMGTCAEKLKKRVQGPIPERILGKMTVAIVKALYYLKEKHGVIHRDVKPSNILLDERGQIKLCDFGISGRLVDSKAKTRSAGCAAYMAPERIDPPDPTKPDYDIRADVWSLGISLVELATGQFPYKNCKTDFEVLTKVLQEEPPLLPGHMGFSGDFQSFVKDCLTKDHRKRPKYNKLLEHSFIKRYEMLEVDVASWFKDVMAKTESPRTSGVLSQHHLPFFR
- the MAP2K7 gene encoding dual specificity mitogen-activated protein kinase kinase 7 isoform X2 codes for the protein MAASSLEQKLSRLEAKLKQENREARRRIDLNLDISPQRPRPTLQLPLANDGGSRSPCSESSPQHPTPPARPRNMLGLPSTLFMPRSMESIEIDQKLQEIMKQTGYLTIGGQRYQAEINDLENLGEMGSGTCGQVWKMRFRKTGHVIAVKQMRRSGNKEENKRILMDLDVVLKSHDCPYIVQCFGTFITNTDVFIAMELMGTCAEKLKKRVQGPIPERILGKMTVAIVKALYYLKEKHGVIHRDVKPSNILLDERGQIKLCDFGISGRLVDSKAKTRSAGCAAYMAPERIDPPDPTKPDYDIRADVWSLGISLVELATGQFPYKNCKTDFEVLTKVLQEEPPLLPGHMGFSGDFQSFVKDCLTKDHRKRPKYNKLLEHSFIKRYEMLEVDVASWFKDVMAKTESPRTSGVLSQHHLPFFR